In the Drosophila gunungcola strain Sukarami unplaced genomic scaffold, Dgunungcola_SK_2 000001F, whole genome shotgun sequence genome, one interval contains:
- the LOC128261411 gene encoding proto-oncogene tyrosine-protein kinase receptor Ret isoform X1: MESFIIIIVMLLTIVTQQQHNCAAAVDVYFPSTSVKFNLPINEESESIFSKIPLAQFQVLRTESNRLASDYLYSLEENPLLRINSSSGEIYMRTDYRSPNASVKYVVTAFPRDQPDHELLPVTHLTLEVMPQPLEDYCAELEHICFWSSAQYSIAESQGEHRRRDSFEPVLIGALNSRAAKYLCPHVSLEYSLNAGSSHFVLKQNRLYTRQPLDHDELNGLNAKAGQLQARIICTVKLSARDHRKFTRSFDIKLLDRNDNGPKLQESDSKFEFYLEQPYFQADEEAGKKIIYVDKDTLAANSHLVYAVHNDSNGLFRPDCHAYEADHTGRPHTIVSCQLRFSRSGVLRESPYCVSLEARDLTIETQNDAMSATAHICFRINLGNLHETDQELPQALPLRSRQHRIFENEDFNGDAASRSLGSLTVDYEKDVSVYRTAASYYRIVQPESFLDLMRFRSIRFDIVEDKIGAFGITPTSGIVYVKNPHALEEAPETIYFLNVTWMDQQRLSHVRVINVHLVHGRPENTSCELKIKSRSQTCAQVKFPTQCSRFCGLATGGASCQWRGSNSAMFGSRYGSCVPESRYCPDHVCDPLEELNPMACPQDCTPAGRIMGPHTSNENKRGIYSASGTCTCEDNGKCSCAPLDDEPKVKKPRKRKNETEAEPLLSGKRGTPAADPSLQDPLLLGVLNVAGFECDRSCMFFVITCPLLFVLLLLCLLIAQRKMLQRRLGKQSMTPSAKQALPELGDGDFALMPLQSGFKFESGDTKWEFPRDKLQLDTVLGEGEFGQVLKGYATEIAGLPGITTVAVKMLKKGANSVEYMALLSEFQLLQEVSHPNVIKLLGACTSSEAPLLIIEYARYGSLRSYLRLSRKIECAGVDFADGVEPVNVKMVLTFAWQICKGMAYLTELKLVHRDLAARNVLLADGKICKISDFGLTRDVYEDDAYLKRSRDRVPVKWMAPESLADHVYTSKSDVWSFGVLCWELITLGASPYPGIAPQNLWSLLKTGYRMDRPENCSEAVYSIVRTCWADEPNGRPSFKFLASEFEKLLGNNAKYIDLETNAVSNPLYCGDDSALMTTEFGEPESLQHLWSPPKIAYDIHDQGTSYDQSEEEMPVTSAAPPGYDLPRPLIDATAKEQVLRYENDLRFPLNIRKSSCTPSYSNMTSGSAAATSLPHYSVPVKRGRSYLDMTNKSLIPDNLDSREFEKHLSKTISFRFSSLLNLKETAEADPGQQAEDVV, encoded by the exons CAGCCGTCGATGTTTACTTTCCCAGCACGTCGGTGAAATTCAATCTGCCCATCAACGAGGAATCGGAGAGCATCTTCTCGAAGATCCCGCTGGCCCAGTTCCAAGTGCTGCGGACGGAGAGCAACCGGCTGGCCAGCGACTACCTCTACAGCCTGGAGGAGAATCCGCTGCTGCGGATCAACAGTTCCTCCGGCGAGATATATATGCGCACCGATTACCGCTCGCCCAATGCGAGTGTGAAATATGTGGTCACGGCTTTTCCCCGGGATCAGCCGGATCATGAGTTGCTGCCGGTGACGCACCTCACATTGGAGGTGATGCCACAACCGCTGGAGGATTACTGTGCGGAACTGGAGCACATCTGCTTCTGGAGCAGTGCCCAGTACAGCATAGCCGAATCGCAGGGTGAACACAGACGTAGGGATTCCTTTGAACCCGTACTCATTGGGGCCCTCAACTCCCGGGCTGCCAAGTACCTGTGTCCACATGTATCCTTGGAGTACTCCCTCAATGCCGGCAGTTCACACTTTGTGCTGAAACAAAATCGGTTGTACACCCGACAACCCCTCGATCACGACGAACTCAATGGCCTGAATGCCAAGGCTGGACAGCTGCAGGCCAGGATCATCTGCACGGTCAAGTTGTCGGCCAGGGATCACAGGAAATTCACGCGAAGTTTCGACATCAAACTACTGGATCGCAACGATAATGGGCCAAAGTTGCAGGAGAGCGATTCAAAGTTTGAGTTCTACCTGGAGCAGCCCTACTTTCAAGCG GACGAGGAGGCGGGCAAGAAAATCATCTATGTGGACAAGGATACGCTGGCGGCCAATTCTCACCTGGTCTACGCCGTGCACAATGACTCCAACGGACTGTTCCGGCCGGACTGCCACGCCTACGAGGCGGATCACACGGGCAGGCCACATACCATCGTCAGTTGTC AACTGCGTTTCTCCCGCAGCGGTGTCCTCCGGGAATCTCCCTACTGTGTTTCCCTGGAAGCTCGGGATCTGACCATTGAAACCCAAAACGATGCCATGTCAGCCACGGCCCACATTTGTTTCCGCATAAACCTGGGTAATCTTCACGAAACCGACCAAGAATTGCCACAGGCTCTGCCCCTGCGATCACGACAACATCGAATTTTCGAGAATGAGGACTTCAATGGTGATGCTGCAAGCAGATCCCTGGGATCCTTGACAGTGGATTACGAAAAGGATGTGTCCGTTTATAGGACAGCTGCTTCCTATTATCGCATAGTTCAGCCAGAAAGTTTTCTGGATTTGATGAGGTTTCGATCGATACGATTCGATATTGTGGAGGATAAAATAGGGGCTTTTGGCATCACCCCGACATCGGGCATAGTGTACGTGAAGAATCCACATGCTTTGGAGGAGGCTCCCGAAACCATATACTTCCTGAACGTGACCTGGATGGATCAGCAGCGACTGTCGCATGTGCGGGTCATAAATGTGCATTTGGTTCATGGCAGACCGGAGAACACCAGTTGCGAGCTGAAGATCAAGTCACGATCGCAGACCTGTGCCCAGGTTAAGTTCCCGACGCAGTGCAGCCGATTCTGTGGCTTGGCCACTGGCGGCGCCTCTTGTCAATGGCGGGGATCCAATTCGGCCATGTTCGGCTCCCGATACGGATCCTGTGTGCCCGAATCTCGCTACTGTCCGGATCATGTGTGCGATCCGTTGGAGGAACTGAATCCCATGGCCTGTCCGCAGGATTGCACGCCAGCTGGCAGAATAATGGGTCCACATACGAGCAATGAGAATAAGAGAGGGATTTATAGTGCCTCTGGAACGTGCACGTGCGAGGACAATGGCAAGTGCTCGTGTGCTCCGCTGGATGATGAGCCCAAGGTGAAGAAGCCTCGCAAGCGGAAGAACGAAACGGAGGCGGAACCACTGCTCTCGGGTAAGAGGGGCACTCCAGCCGCTGATCCATCTCTGCAGGATCCCCTGCTGCTGGGTGTACTTAATGTGGCCGGTTTCGAGTGCGATCGCTCGTGCATGTTCTTCGTGATCACCTGCCCGCTGTTGTTCGTCCTCCTGCTCCTGTGCCTGCTGATTGCCCAGCGGAAGATGCTACAACGTCGCCTGGGCAAACAATCGATGACGCCGTCCGCCAAACAGGCTCTTCCGGAACTGGGAGACGGAGATTTCGCCCTGATGCCGCTGCAAAGTGGCTTTAAGTTCGAGAGTGGCGACACCAAGTGGGAGTTCCCACGCGACAAACTGCAACTGGATACGGTTCTGGGCGAGGGTGAGTTCGGTCAGGTCCTCAAGGGTTATGCCACGGAGATCGCTGGACTGCCCGGCATCACCACCGTGGCTGTGAAGATGCTCAAGAAGGGCGCCAATTCCGTGGAGTACATGGCCCTGCTCTCCGAGTTCCAGCTGCTGCAGGAGGTATCCCATCCGAATGTGATCAAGCTGCTGGGTGCCTGCACCTCCTCGGAGGCTCCTCTCCTGATCATCGAGTATGCCCGCTATGGATCGCTGAGGAGCTATCTCCGTCTCAGCCGGAAGATCGAGTGCGCCGGCGTGGACTTCGCCGATGGAGTGGAGCCAGTCAATGTGAAGATGGTGCTCACCTTCGCCTGGCAGATCTGCAAGGGCATGGCCTACCTCACCGAGCTTAAG TTGGTTCATCGCGACTTGGCGGCCAGAAATGTTCTCCTTGCGGATGGCAAAATATGCAAGATCTCCGATTTTGGACTAACCCGAGATGTTTACGAGGACGATGCCTATTTGAAGCGATCTAGAGATCGTGTGCCCGTCAAG TGGATGGCACCGGAATCGCTGGCGGATCACGTCTATACCAGCAAATCGGATGTTTGGTCCTTTGGCGTGCTCTGCTGGGAACTGATCACCTTGGGAGCCTCACCCTATCCAGGAATTGCTCCCCAGAATTTGTGGTCCCTGCTGAAGACGGGTTATCGCATGGACAGGCCGGAGAATTGTTCGGAGGCGGTTTACTCCATAGTGCGCACTTGCTGGGCAGATGAACCGAATGGACGACCATCCTTCAAGTTTCTGGCCTCTGAGTTTGAGAAGCTGCTGGGCAACAATGCCAAGTACATAGATCTGGAGACGAATGCGGTTTCGAATCCGCTCTACTGCGGGGATGACTCCGCACTGATGACCACAGAGTTCGGTGAGCCGGAATCGTTGCAGCATCTGTGGTCACCGCCCAAGATAGCCTACGACATCCATGACCAGGGCACCAGTTACGATCAGTCGGAGGAGGAGATGCCGGTGACTTCGGCGGCACCGCCTGGTTACGATCTGCCACGACCACTGATCGATGCCACCGCCAAGGAGCAGGTTTTGCGGTACGAAAACGATCTGCGATTCCCCTTGAATATTCGCAAGTCCAGTTGCACTCCCAGCTACAGCAACATGACCAGTGGCTCTGCGGCGGCCACCTCGCTGCCACACTATTCGGTGCCCGTGAAGAGGGGTCGCTCCTACCTGGACATGACCAACAAGAGCCTCATACCCGACAACCTGGACAGCAGGGAGTTCGAGAAGCATCTCTCCAAGACCATCTCGTTTCGCTTCTCCAGCTTGCTAAATCTCAAGGAGACGGCCGAGGCGGATCCAGGTCAACAGGCCGAGGATGTTGTCTGA
- the LOC128261411 gene encoding proto-oncogene tyrosine-protein kinase receptor Ret isoform X2, producing MESFIIIIVMLLTIVTQQQHNCAAVDVYFPSTSVKFNLPINEESESIFSKIPLAQFQVLRTESNRLASDYLYSLEENPLLRINSSSGEIYMRTDYRSPNASVKYVVTAFPRDQPDHELLPVTHLTLEVMPQPLEDYCAELEHICFWSSAQYSIAESQGEHRRRDSFEPVLIGALNSRAAKYLCPHVSLEYSLNAGSSHFVLKQNRLYTRQPLDHDELNGLNAKAGQLQARIICTVKLSARDHRKFTRSFDIKLLDRNDNGPKLQESDSKFEFYLEQPYFQADEEAGKKIIYVDKDTLAANSHLVYAVHNDSNGLFRPDCHAYEADHTGRPHTIVSCQLRFSRSGVLRESPYCVSLEARDLTIETQNDAMSATAHICFRINLGNLHETDQELPQALPLRSRQHRIFENEDFNGDAASRSLGSLTVDYEKDVSVYRTAASYYRIVQPESFLDLMRFRSIRFDIVEDKIGAFGITPTSGIVYVKNPHALEEAPETIYFLNVTWMDQQRLSHVRVINVHLVHGRPENTSCELKIKSRSQTCAQVKFPTQCSRFCGLATGGASCQWRGSNSAMFGSRYGSCVPESRYCPDHVCDPLEELNPMACPQDCTPAGRIMGPHTSNENKRGIYSASGTCTCEDNGKCSCAPLDDEPKVKKPRKRKNETEAEPLLSGKRGTPAADPSLQDPLLLGVLNVAGFECDRSCMFFVITCPLLFVLLLLCLLIAQRKMLQRRLGKQSMTPSAKQALPELGDGDFALMPLQSGFKFESGDTKWEFPRDKLQLDTVLGEGEFGQVLKGYATEIAGLPGITTVAVKMLKKGANSVEYMALLSEFQLLQEVSHPNVIKLLGACTSSEAPLLIIEYARYGSLRSYLRLSRKIECAGVDFADGVEPVNVKMVLTFAWQICKGMAYLTELKLVHRDLAARNVLLADGKICKISDFGLTRDVYEDDAYLKRSRDRVPVKWMAPESLADHVYTSKSDVWSFGVLCWELITLGASPYPGIAPQNLWSLLKTGYRMDRPENCSEAVYSIVRTCWADEPNGRPSFKFLASEFEKLLGNNAKYIDLETNAVSNPLYCGDDSALMTTEFGEPESLQHLWSPPKIAYDIHDQGTSYDQSEEEMPVTSAAPPGYDLPRPLIDATAKEQVLRYENDLRFPLNIRKSSCTPSYSNMTSGSAAATSLPHYSVPVKRGRSYLDMTNKSLIPDNLDSREFEKHLSKTISFRFSSLLNLKETAEADPGQQAEDVV from the exons CCGTCGATGTTTACTTTCCCAGCACGTCGGTGAAATTCAATCTGCCCATCAACGAGGAATCGGAGAGCATCTTCTCGAAGATCCCGCTGGCCCAGTTCCAAGTGCTGCGGACGGAGAGCAACCGGCTGGCCAGCGACTACCTCTACAGCCTGGAGGAGAATCCGCTGCTGCGGATCAACAGTTCCTCCGGCGAGATATATATGCGCACCGATTACCGCTCGCCCAATGCGAGTGTGAAATATGTGGTCACGGCTTTTCCCCGGGATCAGCCGGATCATGAGTTGCTGCCGGTGACGCACCTCACATTGGAGGTGATGCCACAACCGCTGGAGGATTACTGTGCGGAACTGGAGCACATCTGCTTCTGGAGCAGTGCCCAGTACAGCATAGCCGAATCGCAGGGTGAACACAGACGTAGGGATTCCTTTGAACCCGTACTCATTGGGGCCCTCAACTCCCGGGCTGCCAAGTACCTGTGTCCACATGTATCCTTGGAGTACTCCCTCAATGCCGGCAGTTCACACTTTGTGCTGAAACAAAATCGGTTGTACACCCGACAACCCCTCGATCACGACGAACTCAATGGCCTGAATGCCAAGGCTGGACAGCTGCAGGCCAGGATCATCTGCACGGTCAAGTTGTCGGCCAGGGATCACAGGAAATTCACGCGAAGTTTCGACATCAAACTACTGGATCGCAACGATAATGGGCCAAAGTTGCAGGAGAGCGATTCAAAGTTTGAGTTCTACCTGGAGCAGCCCTACTTTCAAGCG GACGAGGAGGCGGGCAAGAAAATCATCTATGTGGACAAGGATACGCTGGCGGCCAATTCTCACCTGGTCTACGCCGTGCACAATGACTCCAACGGACTGTTCCGGCCGGACTGCCACGCCTACGAGGCGGATCACACGGGCAGGCCACATACCATCGTCAGTTGTC AACTGCGTTTCTCCCGCAGCGGTGTCCTCCGGGAATCTCCCTACTGTGTTTCCCTGGAAGCTCGGGATCTGACCATTGAAACCCAAAACGATGCCATGTCAGCCACGGCCCACATTTGTTTCCGCATAAACCTGGGTAATCTTCACGAAACCGACCAAGAATTGCCACAGGCTCTGCCCCTGCGATCACGACAACATCGAATTTTCGAGAATGAGGACTTCAATGGTGATGCTGCAAGCAGATCCCTGGGATCCTTGACAGTGGATTACGAAAAGGATGTGTCCGTTTATAGGACAGCTGCTTCCTATTATCGCATAGTTCAGCCAGAAAGTTTTCTGGATTTGATGAGGTTTCGATCGATACGATTCGATATTGTGGAGGATAAAATAGGGGCTTTTGGCATCACCCCGACATCGGGCATAGTGTACGTGAAGAATCCACATGCTTTGGAGGAGGCTCCCGAAACCATATACTTCCTGAACGTGACCTGGATGGATCAGCAGCGACTGTCGCATGTGCGGGTCATAAATGTGCATTTGGTTCATGGCAGACCGGAGAACACCAGTTGCGAGCTGAAGATCAAGTCACGATCGCAGACCTGTGCCCAGGTTAAGTTCCCGACGCAGTGCAGCCGATTCTGTGGCTTGGCCACTGGCGGCGCCTCTTGTCAATGGCGGGGATCCAATTCGGCCATGTTCGGCTCCCGATACGGATCCTGTGTGCCCGAATCTCGCTACTGTCCGGATCATGTGTGCGATCCGTTGGAGGAACTGAATCCCATGGCCTGTCCGCAGGATTGCACGCCAGCTGGCAGAATAATGGGTCCACATACGAGCAATGAGAATAAGAGAGGGATTTATAGTGCCTCTGGAACGTGCACGTGCGAGGACAATGGCAAGTGCTCGTGTGCTCCGCTGGATGATGAGCCCAAGGTGAAGAAGCCTCGCAAGCGGAAGAACGAAACGGAGGCGGAACCACTGCTCTCGGGTAAGAGGGGCACTCCAGCCGCTGATCCATCTCTGCAGGATCCCCTGCTGCTGGGTGTACTTAATGTGGCCGGTTTCGAGTGCGATCGCTCGTGCATGTTCTTCGTGATCACCTGCCCGCTGTTGTTCGTCCTCCTGCTCCTGTGCCTGCTGATTGCCCAGCGGAAGATGCTACAACGTCGCCTGGGCAAACAATCGATGACGCCGTCCGCCAAACAGGCTCTTCCGGAACTGGGAGACGGAGATTTCGCCCTGATGCCGCTGCAAAGTGGCTTTAAGTTCGAGAGTGGCGACACCAAGTGGGAGTTCCCACGCGACAAACTGCAACTGGATACGGTTCTGGGCGAGGGTGAGTTCGGTCAGGTCCTCAAGGGTTATGCCACGGAGATCGCTGGACTGCCCGGCATCACCACCGTGGCTGTGAAGATGCTCAAGAAGGGCGCCAATTCCGTGGAGTACATGGCCCTGCTCTCCGAGTTCCAGCTGCTGCAGGAGGTATCCCATCCGAATGTGATCAAGCTGCTGGGTGCCTGCACCTCCTCGGAGGCTCCTCTCCTGATCATCGAGTATGCCCGCTATGGATCGCTGAGGAGCTATCTCCGTCTCAGCCGGAAGATCGAGTGCGCCGGCGTGGACTTCGCCGATGGAGTGGAGCCAGTCAATGTGAAGATGGTGCTCACCTTCGCCTGGCAGATCTGCAAGGGCATGGCCTACCTCACCGAGCTTAAG TTGGTTCATCGCGACTTGGCGGCCAGAAATGTTCTCCTTGCGGATGGCAAAATATGCAAGATCTCCGATTTTGGACTAACCCGAGATGTTTACGAGGACGATGCCTATTTGAAGCGATCTAGAGATCGTGTGCCCGTCAAG TGGATGGCACCGGAATCGCTGGCGGATCACGTCTATACCAGCAAATCGGATGTTTGGTCCTTTGGCGTGCTCTGCTGGGAACTGATCACCTTGGGAGCCTCACCCTATCCAGGAATTGCTCCCCAGAATTTGTGGTCCCTGCTGAAGACGGGTTATCGCATGGACAGGCCGGAGAATTGTTCGGAGGCGGTTTACTCCATAGTGCGCACTTGCTGGGCAGATGAACCGAATGGACGACCATCCTTCAAGTTTCTGGCCTCTGAGTTTGAGAAGCTGCTGGGCAACAATGCCAAGTACATAGATCTGGAGACGAATGCGGTTTCGAATCCGCTCTACTGCGGGGATGACTCCGCACTGATGACCACAGAGTTCGGTGAGCCGGAATCGTTGCAGCATCTGTGGTCACCGCCCAAGATAGCCTACGACATCCATGACCAGGGCACCAGTTACGATCAGTCGGAGGAGGAGATGCCGGTGACTTCGGCGGCACCGCCTGGTTACGATCTGCCACGACCACTGATCGATGCCACCGCCAAGGAGCAGGTTTTGCGGTACGAAAACGATCTGCGATTCCCCTTGAATATTCGCAAGTCCAGTTGCACTCCCAGCTACAGCAACATGACCAGTGGCTCTGCGGCGGCCACCTCGCTGCCACACTATTCGGTGCCCGTGAAGAGGGGTCGCTCCTACCTGGACATGACCAACAAGAGCCTCATACCCGACAACCTGGACAGCAGGGAGTTCGAGAAGCATCTCTCCAAGACCATCTCGTTTCGCTTCTCCAGCTTGCTAAATCTCAAGGAGACGGCCGAGGCGGATCCAGGTCAACAGGCCGAGGATGTTGTCTGA